From the Paludisphaera mucosa genome, one window contains:
- a CDS encoding DUF1553 domain-containing protein, with protein MPPYRSLVAAFGLVGLLAAPARGAEAPAVDFSRDVLPILSENCLLCHGPDAGTRKADLRLDVREGALRRKDPIIEPGKSAESEFILRLTSDDADEKMPPAKSGKSLTPEQVATLKKWVDEGAPWGKHWAFETPRRPEPPAVRHAERVRTPIDRFVLARLEHEGIEPAAEADKPTLIRRLSLDLIGLPPTPAEIDAFLADGSADAYEKVVDRLLASPRYGEAMASDWLDAARYADTNGYQNDFARTMWPWRDWVIEAFNRNMPFDAFTIEQIAGDRLPAATLAQKVATGFNRNNRTVTEAGSIEEEWRIENAIDRVETTSTVFLGLTMGCARCHDHKYDPVTQKEFYEFLGFFNNVNEKGVYTETRGNVPPLIAVPTPAQQDRLRRLEADIAEAAKAVQQAETELGAKQFAWEEGIRRQPPDPEPAAWAFRFPLSGDVQARAGASEAIAGTFRGKGEPTWVDGPSARAIALDGQPDSFVEAAAGPKLESTEPFTVALWVRPLGDGACLSKMDDAAAYRGYDVCILDGKVTVHLVHAWPGDAIKVKTKDPLPRAPWSHVVVSYDGSSKAAGLKIHVDGRPVATEVEVDALKNMLATDQPLRIGKRSTSLPFRGELADVRIDRRNVSPDEARALYERPVLEIARVPDADRTATRRGILGAYFRAFVDHDLRPLAEHGAKLQKEKTDFEQAIPTVMIMEDAPAPRPLHPLKRGQYDQPDTSMALSAGVPSCLPPLPSGPATDRLALGRWLVSPDNPLTPRVTVNRIWQRHFGEGLVKSSENFGLQSDPPANPTLLDWLATELVRDGWDLKRLHRLIVTSTVYRQSSRAPAELLQRDPDNRLLARGPRFRLGAEAVRDNVLAISGLLSSHLGGPSVKPYQPAGLWEEMAGGAGEAPYVQDKGDDLYRRSLYIYRKRTVPHPVMSTFDAPSREICQVKRARTNTPLQALELLNDVVYVEAARSLAALMIANGGSTPEDRIAFAFRRSTGREPNQNERRVLLAGLNKYLESFRTDPGAAGVLIKQGENPGPPGVDPVELAAYAATAGVILNLDETITLE; from the coding sequence ATGCCTCCGTATCGATCCCTCGTGGCCGCGTTCGGCCTGGTCGGGCTCCTGGCGGCCCCCGCGCGAGGGGCCGAGGCCCCCGCGGTGGACTTCAGCCGCGACGTCCTGCCCATTCTCTCCGAGAACTGCCTGCTCTGCCACGGCCCCGACGCCGGCACCCGGAAGGCCGACCTGCGGCTCGACGTCCGCGAAGGCGCCCTGCGGCGGAAAGACCCGATCATCGAGCCGGGCAAGAGTGCGGAGAGCGAGTTCATCCTTCGCCTCACGAGCGACGACGCGGACGAGAAAATGCCGCCTGCCAAGTCGGGCAAATCGCTCACGCCCGAGCAGGTCGCCACGCTCAAAAAGTGGGTCGACGAGGGAGCCCCCTGGGGCAAGCACTGGGCCTTCGAGACGCCGCGGCGTCCCGAGCCTCCGGCCGTGCGTCACGCCGAGCGGGTCCGCACGCCCATCGACCGCTTCGTCCTGGCCCGCCTGGAGCACGAAGGGATCGAGCCCGCCGCCGAGGCCGACAAGCCGACGCTGATCCGACGGCTCTCCCTGGACCTGATCGGATTGCCGCCGACGCCCGCCGAGATCGACGCCTTCCTCGCCGACGGCTCGGCCGACGCCTACGAGAAGGTCGTCGACCGCCTCCTGGCCTCACCGCGTTACGGCGAGGCGATGGCCAGCGACTGGCTCGACGCCGCCCGCTACGCCGACACGAACGGCTATCAGAACGACTTCGCCCGGACGATGTGGCCCTGGCGCGACTGGGTCATCGAGGCCTTCAACCGCAACATGCCGTTCGACGCCTTTACGATCGAGCAGATCGCCGGCGACCGGCTCCCGGCCGCGACCCTGGCGCAGAAGGTCGCCACCGGCTTCAACCGGAACAACCGCACCGTCACCGAGGCCGGTTCGATCGAGGAGGAGTGGCGGATTGAGAACGCCATCGACCGGGTGGAGACCACCTCGACCGTCTTCCTCGGTCTCACCATGGGCTGCGCCCGCTGCCACGACCACAAGTACGATCCGGTCACCCAGAAGGAGTTCTACGAGTTCCTCGGCTTCTTCAACAACGTCAACGAGAAGGGCGTCTACACCGAGACGCGCGGCAACGTGCCGCCCCTGATCGCCGTGCCGACGCCGGCCCAGCAGGACCGCCTCAGACGGCTCGAGGCCGACATCGCCGAGGCCGCCAAGGCCGTCCAGCAGGCCGAGACCGAGCTGGGAGCGAAGCAGTTCGCCTGGGAAGAGGGGATCCGTCGCCAGCCGCCGGACCCGGAACCGGCCGCCTGGGCGTTCCGCTTTCCCCTCTCGGGCGACGTTCAGGCCCGAGCCGGGGCGAGCGAGGCGATCGCGGGAACCTTTCGCGGCAAGGGCGAGCCGACCTGGGTCGACGGCCCGTCCGCTCGCGCCATCGCCCTCGACGGCCAACCCGACTCCTTCGTCGAGGCCGCGGCCGGCCCGAAACTGGAATCGACCGAGCCATTCACGGTCGCACTATGGGTCCGCCCGCTGGGCGACGGGGCCTGCCTGAGCAAGATGGACGACGCGGCCGCCTATCGGGGGTACGACGTCTGCATCCTCGACGGCAAGGTCACCGTCCATCTCGTCCACGCCTGGCCCGGCGACGCCATCAAGGTCAAGACGAAGGATCCGCTCCCCCGCGCGCCCTGGTCGCACGTCGTGGTGAGCTACGACGGGTCGAGCAAGGCCGCCGGCCTGAAGATCCACGTCGACGGCCGGCCGGTCGCGACGGAGGTCGAGGTCGACGCCCTCAAGAACATGCTGGCGACCGACCAACCCCTGCGGATCGGCAAACGCTCCACGAGCCTGCCGTTTCGCGGCGAGCTGGCCGACGTCCGCATCGATCGCCGCAACGTCTCGCCCGACGAGGCAAGAGCCCTGTACGAACGCCCGGTCCTGGAAATCGCCCGCGTCCCCGACGCCGATAGGACGGCGACCCGTCGCGGGATCCTCGGCGCCTACTTCCGCGCCTTCGTCGACCACGACCTTCGCCCGCTCGCCGAGCATGGCGCGAAGCTCCAGAAGGAGAAGACCGATTTCGAGCAGGCGATCCCGACCGTCATGATCATGGAAGACGCCCCCGCGCCGCGGCCCCTGCACCCGCTGAAGCGGGGACAGTACGACCAGCCCGACACGTCGATGGCGCTGTCGGCCGGCGTGCCGTCCTGCCTGCCCCCCCTGCCCTCCGGACCCGCGACCGACCGCCTGGCGCTGGGGCGTTGGCTGGTGTCCCCCGACAATCCCCTGACGCCGCGCGTGACCGTCAACCGCATCTGGCAGCGGCATTTCGGCGAGGGCCTGGTGAAGTCGTCCGAGAATTTCGGCCTCCAGAGCGACCCGCCCGCCAACCCGACGCTGCTGGACTGGCTGGCCACCGAGCTGGTCCGCGACGGCTGGGACCTCAAAAGGCTCCACCGCCTGATCGTCACGAGCACGGTCTATCGACAGTCGTCCCGGGCCCCCGCCGAGTTGCTCCAGCGCGACCCGGACAACCGCCTCCTGGCCCGCGGCCCGCGTTTCCGACTGGGGGCCGAGGCCGTGCGGGACAACGTGCTGGCGATCTCGGGCCTGCTCTCGTCCCATCTGGGGGGGCCGTCGGTCAAGCCGTACCAGCCGGCGGGCCTCTGGGAAGAGATGGCCGGCGGGGCCGGCGAGGCGCCCTACGTCCAGGACAAGGGCGACGACCTCTATCGGCGCAGCCTGTACATCTATCGAAAGCGGACCGTCCCCCACCCCGTGATGTCGACCTTCGACGCGCCGAGCCGCGAGATCTGCCAGGTCAAGCGGGCGCGCACCAACACGCCCTTGCAGGCCCTCGAATTGCTCAACGACGTCGTGTACGTGGAAGCCGCGCGCAGCCTGGCCGCCCTCATGATCGCGAACGGCGGCTCGACTCCCGAGGACCGCATCGCCTTCGCCTTCCGTCGGTCGACCGGCCGCGAGCCCAACCAGAACGAGCGCCGGGTGTTGCTCGCGGGGCTGAACAAGTATCTCGAAAGCTTCCGCACCGATCCCGGGGCGGCCGGCGTATTGATCAAGCAGGGCGAGAATCCCGGCCCGCCGGGTGTCGACCCGGTCGAGCTGGCCGCCTACGCCGCGACCGCCGGGGTCATCCTGAATCTGGACGAGACGATCACGCTCGAGTGA
- a CDS encoding gamma carbonic anhydrase family protein produces the protein MIMADSPSPKQPRIDATVFVAPGAFILGDVEIGADSSVWYQAVVRGDTESIRIGSSTNIQDMTMIHADPGVPCVVGDRVTVGHRAILHGCRVEDDCLIGMGAILLNNVKVGAGTVVGAGALLLENMEVPPGSLVVGSPARVLRLIGDSARERLERSWRHYCEMARRHRAGEFPPFLPDR, from the coding sequence ATGATTATGGCCGATTCTCCGAGCCCGAAGCAACCAAGGATCGACGCCACCGTCTTCGTCGCCCCCGGGGCGTTCATCCTGGGAGACGTCGAGATCGGGGCCGATTCCAGCGTTTGGTATCAGGCCGTGGTCCGCGGCGACACGGAGTCGATCCGCATCGGGTCCTCGACCAACATCCAGGACATGACCATGATCCACGCCGACCCGGGCGTGCCGTGCGTGGTCGGCGATCGCGTCACCGTCGGCCACCGGGCGATCCTCCACGGCTGCCGGGTCGAGGACGACTGCCTCATCGGCATGGGCGCGATCCTGCTCAACAACGTGAAGGTCGGCGCGGGCACGGTGGTCGGCGCCGGCGCTTTGCTGCTGGAGAACATGGAAGTTCCGCCAGGCTCGCTCGTGGTCGGCTCCCCCGCGCGGGTCCTGCGACTCATCGGCGATTCGGCCCGAGAGCGGCTCGAACGATCCTGGCGGCACTACTGCGAGATGGCCCGCCGTCACCGAGCCGGGGAATTTCCCCCATTCCTCCCCGATCGTTAG
- a CDS encoding thioesterase family protein, translated as MKQTPRTGLTGEMVIEVVEENCINFADGRMPAVLSTPWLVAYLEYVARDALAACLDENERSVGAVVQIEHLAPSPLGSRVTCRARVIHVDGPTITFHIEAFDETEPVARGLHKRRVIDADRFARRVEKKRAAKT; from the coding sequence GTGAAACAGACGCCGAGGACCGGGCTGACGGGCGAGATGGTCATCGAGGTGGTGGAGGAGAACTGCATCAACTTCGCCGACGGCCGGATGCCCGCGGTCCTCTCGACGCCGTGGCTGGTCGCCTACCTGGAGTACGTGGCGCGAGACGCCCTGGCGGCCTGTCTGGACGAGAACGAGCGGAGCGTCGGCGCCGTAGTCCAGATCGAGCACCTGGCCCCCAGCCCGCTCGGGAGCCGGGTGACCTGCCGCGCGCGGGTGATCCACGTCGACGGGCCGACGATCACCTTCCACATCGAGGCGTTCGACGAAACCGAGCCGGTCGCCCGGGGGCTGCATAAGCGTCGCGTCATCGACGCCGATCGCTTCGCGCGGCGAGTGGAGAAGAAGCGCGCCGCGAAGACCTGA
- a CDS encoding indolepyruvate ferredoxin oxidoreductase subunit alpha, translated as MPRLLAVIHADGCTGCEACLEICPAACIYKVQGEGRPGPGSFCEVDLDRCIGCKQCAQLCPWNAAAMVDTPDVARRVAMKGGPSWYIDEAWDAIVDRAQRNVEGFLAKKRK; from the coding sequence GTGCCCAGACTCCTCGCCGTGATCCACGCCGACGGCTGCACGGGCTGCGAGGCCTGCCTCGAGATCTGCCCGGCCGCGTGCATCTACAAGGTGCAAGGCGAGGGCCGTCCTGGGCCCGGGTCGTTCTGCGAGGTCGACCTGGACCGCTGCATCGGCTGCAAGCAGTGCGCGCAACTGTGTCCCTGGAACGCCGCCGCCATGGTCGACACCCCCGACGTGGCTCGTCGCGTCGCGATGAAGGGGGGGCCGTCGTGGTACATCGACGAGGCCTGGGACGCGATCGTCGACCGGGCCCAACGGAACGTCGAGGGCTTCCTGGCGAAGAAGCGGAAATGA
- a CDS encoding cytochrome-c peroxidase, whose protein sequence is MMPMKARWLLVPGLLLASGLVLVQHSMQAAAEGGSHVAASFQDEPNKPPDEDPASPAEFLWQRPDPSLIRDEPLQVTVPKGLPPLTPKTVVPLGNPITKGKYELGRLLYFDPRVSLDGTVSCATCHNPDKGWSDGGKVSTGIDGQRGNRNAPTVFNTAYGKNMFWDGRSPSLEGQAQGPMINPIEMGEQKHEVIVKRIRQIPAYRETFRKVFGTDVTLDGMAKAIATFERVAALSGNSKYDQYVTGDLKAMNESEKRGMVLFGIRPDPDDEYEPTVELQKAKCTLCHAGANFTDEEFHNLGVGWNEAKKKHDDIGRWAPEPIGQKDDLSLGAFKTPTVRNAVLTAPYMHDGSLKTLEEVMDHYNKGGNPNPSLDEDMKPLKLTSEEIADVIAFMKALTGEVKTTAELLPKALPPGPDGKSPDPVAALTAPGA, encoded by the coding sequence ATGATGCCGATGAAAGCGCGCTGGCTGCTGGTCCCCGGATTGCTCCTCGCCTCGGGGCTGGTCCTCGTCCAGCATTCGATGCAGGCCGCCGCCGAGGGCGGCTCGCACGTGGCCGCCAGCTTCCAGGACGAGCCCAACAAGCCGCCCGACGAGGATCCCGCCAGCCCCGCCGAGTTCCTCTGGCAGCGGCCCGACCCCAGCCTGATCCGCGATGAGCCGCTCCAGGTGACCGTGCCCAAGGGGCTGCCGCCGCTGACGCCCAAGACCGTCGTCCCGCTCGGGAACCCGATCACCAAGGGCAAGTACGAGCTGGGCCGACTGCTCTACTTCGATCCCCGCGTGTCGCTCGACGGGACGGTGAGCTGTGCGACCTGCCACAACCCCGACAAGGGCTGGAGCGACGGCGGCAAGGTCTCGACCGGCATCGACGGCCAGCGCGGCAACCGCAACGCCCCCACGGTCTTCAACACGGCGTACGGCAAGAACATGTTCTGGGACGGCCGCTCGCCCAGCCTCGAAGGCCAGGCCCAGGGGCCGATGATCAACCCGATCGAGATGGGCGAACAGAAACACGAGGTCATCGTCAAGCGGATCCGCCAGATCCCGGCCTACCGCGAAACGTTCCGCAAAGTCTTCGGCACCGACGTCACCCTTGACGGCATGGCCAAGGCGATCGCGACGTTCGAGCGGGTCGCCGCCCTCTCGGGCAACTCGAAGTACGACCAGTACGTCACCGGCGACCTGAAGGCGATGAACGAGAGCGAGAAACGCGGGATGGTCCTCTTCGGGATCCGCCCCGACCCCGACGACGAGTACGAGCCGACCGTCGAGCTTCAGAAGGCCAAGTGCACCCTCTGCCACGCCGGCGCCAACTTCACCGACGAGGAATTCCACAACCTCGGCGTCGGCTGGAACGAGGCCAAGAAGAAGCACGACGACATCGGCCGCTGGGCCCCCGAGCCGATCGGCCAGAAGGACGATCTCAGCCTCGGCGCCTTCAAGACCCCGACCGTCCGCAACGCGGTGCTCACGGCCCCGTACATGCACGACGGCAGCCTGAAGACGCTCGAAGAGGTGATGGACCACTACAACAAGGGCGGCAACCCGAACCCGTCGCTCGACGAGGACATGAAGCCCCTGAAGCTGACCTCCGAAGAGATCGCCGACGTCATCGCTTTCATGAAGGCGCTGACGGGCGAGGTGAAGACGACGGCCGAACTGCTGCCCAAGGCGCTGCCGCCGGGCCCGGACGGCAAGTCCCCCGATCCCGTCGCGGCGCTGACGGCCCCCGGGGCCTGA
- a CDS encoding YfhO family protein — translation MNRDAAPLKVLVFGCLAALLLVCFHRVFFDDHQFSYRDAAHYYYPLYERVQREWEAGRWPLWEAEENAGMPLLGNPTAAVLYPGKLVYAVLPYAWAARTYIVMHVALAFMAMLTLMRSLGVSWTGAGLSALSYTFCGPILFQYCNVIFLVGAAWLPLGFLAVDRWVRTGRRLALVGLAFVLGMQTLGGDPQAAYLLGLCSLAYAAAAAWSSGRAFREETSRPEPKRSRRVALAALCLLGAAAWTAVTLVVAHFAPMLRPRHLPDKPTPSLPWMLWAPMVVPIVWAMVLLIYFGRTRPTPARRILWRLTFGLGTAAALAAAMTAAQLLPVLEFTQQTVRASEEGPHEIYPFSVEPFRIVEMFWPNIFGTYFHGNASWIDLIKISESQGKVWTPSLYLGAAVVLLALPALAFRRGAAMRMWLSWIVAISLLGSFGQYTSPIWATRHAVRTLHLGVGPVGPFDPDDTTPVRKDGYLRDGDGGLYWAMTTFLPAFKQFRFPSKLMTFSVLGIAALAGLGWDDLARGRSRPVVRLARGLLGLTMLAFLGLFAGRGWLFRAFPSAQLASSFGPFDVEAAYRVTLFGLGQAAVVAAALLGIVAMVAKRPALAGAVALLLVTADLGMANRGMIATAPQALLEVDPEVLEVIRAAEKEKPADGPYRIHRSPLWSPVGWSSRKSADRVREFLEWERATIQPKYGITLGVEYTHTVGVAELYDYEWFFGGFPFSTSPEFARSLGIKPGQKVVYFPRRSFDMWNTRYFILPSFTNDWMDENRGFAAFLAETEVVHPRGDGPETPQKAAEAKEWVETKDYQIRRNRRQFPRAWVVRSARALRPVTGMSRADRSGPMMEIMYDDQDPIWRDPTMISHDPHQLAWVENQDAVALAPYTRGTPVRPSEKVQVVYPHASRVELSVSLDVPGIVVLADVFYPGWTLTIDGKPAPVYRVNRMMRGAAVEAGTHKLVYKYEPRSFRLGLMLSIAGLLAAFGFALHAFRRPVVALPWNEAGPKRGA, via the coding sequence ATGAACCGCGATGCCGCGCCGCTCAAAGTTCTGGTCTTCGGCTGCCTGGCCGCCTTGCTGCTGGTCTGCTTCCACCGGGTCTTCTTCGACGACCACCAATTTTCCTACCGCGACGCGGCCCACTATTACTACCCCCTCTACGAACGCGTCCAGCGCGAGTGGGAGGCGGGCCGCTGGCCGCTCTGGGAAGCCGAGGAAAATGCGGGGATGCCCCTGTTGGGCAATCCCACGGCCGCCGTCCTCTATCCCGGCAAGCTGGTCTACGCCGTCCTGCCCTACGCCTGGGCGGCTCGCACCTATATTGTGATGCACGTCGCGCTCGCGTTCATGGCGATGCTCACCCTGATGCGATCCCTGGGAGTGAGCTGGACGGGCGCCGGACTGAGCGCGTTGTCCTACACGTTCTGCGGCCCGATCCTTTTCCAGTACTGCAACGTCATCTTCCTGGTCGGGGCGGCCTGGCTGCCGCTGGGCTTCCTGGCGGTCGACCGCTGGGTCCGAACCGGGCGGCGGCTGGCCCTGGTCGGACTGGCCTTCGTGCTGGGGATGCAGACGCTCGGCGGCGATCCGCAGGCGGCGTACCTGCTGGGCCTCTGCTCGCTGGCGTATGCGGCCGCAGCCGCCTGGTCTTCGGGCCGAGCGTTCCGGGAGGAAACCTCCAGGCCCGAACCCAAGAGATCGCGTCGCGTCGCGCTCGCGGCCCTCTGCCTCCTGGGAGCGGCCGCCTGGACGGCCGTCACCCTCGTCGTGGCCCATTTCGCTCCCATGTTGCGGCCCCGGCATCTCCCGGACAAGCCGACGCCTTCCCTGCCCTGGATGCTGTGGGCGCCGATGGTCGTGCCGATCGTCTGGGCGATGGTCTTGCTGATCTACTTCGGCAGGACGAGGCCGACGCCCGCGCGACGCATCCTCTGGCGGCTGACGTTCGGCCTGGGGACGGCGGCGGCGCTGGCGGCAGCGATGACGGCGGCGCAGCTCCTGCCCGTGCTCGAATTCACGCAACAAACCGTCCGCGCGTCCGAGGAAGGTCCTCACGAGATCTACCCGTTCAGCGTCGAGCCCTTCCGGATCGTCGAGATGTTCTGGCCGAACATCTTCGGGACGTATTTTCACGGCAACGCGAGCTGGATCGACCTCATCAAGATCTCGGAGTCTCAGGGCAAGGTGTGGACGCCTTCGCTCTACCTCGGCGCGGCCGTCGTCCTCCTGGCGCTGCCGGCCCTGGCCTTTCGGAGGGGGGCCGCGATGAGGATGTGGCTCTCGTGGATCGTCGCGATCTCGCTGCTCGGCAGTTTCGGCCAGTACACCAGCCCGATCTGGGCCACCCGGCACGCGGTCAGGACTCTGCACCTCGGCGTCGGGCCGGTCGGCCCGTTCGATCCCGACGACACGACCCCCGTACGCAAGGACGGCTACCTCCGCGACGGCGACGGCGGCCTGTACTGGGCGATGACGACTTTCCTGCCGGCCTTCAAGCAGTTCCGCTTCCCCAGCAAGCTGATGACCTTTTCCGTGCTCGGGATCGCCGCTCTCGCGGGTCTGGGTTGGGACGACCTGGCCCGGGGACGCTCGCGTCCCGTGGTCCGGCTCGCCCGCGGGCTTCTCGGACTGACGATGCTGGCATTCCTCGGCCTATTCGCCGGGCGGGGATGGCTCTTTCGAGCCTTCCCGTCGGCCCAGCTCGCCAGCTCGTTCGGCCCGTTCGACGTCGAGGCGGCATATCGCGTGACGCTGTTCGGCCTCGGGCAGGCGGCGGTGGTCGCGGCGGCCCTGCTGGGGATCGTGGCCATGGTCGCGAAGCGGCCGGCACTGGCCGGCGCCGTCGCCCTTTTGCTGGTCACGGCCGACCTCGGGATGGCCAACCGGGGCATGATCGCCACGGCCCCCCAGGCTCTCCTCGAGGTCGATCCTGAAGTCCTGGAGGTCATCCGCGCCGCGGAGAAGGAGAAGCCGGCGGACGGCCCGTATCGCATCCATCGTTCGCCGCTCTGGAGCCCCGTCGGCTGGTCCAGCCGGAAGTCGGCCGACCGCGTCCGCGAGTTCCTGGAGTGGGAGCGAGCCACGATCCAGCCCAAGTACGGGATCACCCTGGGCGTCGAATATACGCACACGGTGGGCGTCGCCGAGTTGTACGATTACGAGTGGTTCTTCGGCGGCTTCCCCTTCTCCACGAGCCCCGAATTCGCCCGCAGTCTTGGCATTAAGCCGGGCCAGAAGGTCGTCTATTTTCCCCGGCGATCGTTCGACATGTGGAACACCCGCTATTTCATCCTACCGTCGTTCACCAACGACTGGATGGACGAGAATCGCGGATTCGCGGCCTTTTTGGCCGAGACCGAGGTGGTCCACCCCCGCGGCGACGGCCCCGAGACGCCCCAGAAAGCCGCCGAGGCGAAGGAATGGGTGGAAACCAAGGATTACCAGATCCGCCGCAATCGTCGGCAATTCCCCCGCGCCTGGGTGGTGCGGAGCGCGAGGGCCCTGAGGCCGGTCACGGGCATGTCGCGCGCGGACCGATCCGGCCCGATGATGGAGATCATGTACGACGACCAGGACCCCATCTGGCGGGATCCGACGATGATCTCGCACGACCCTCATCAGCTCGCCTGGGTCGAGAACCAGGACGCCGTCGCCCTCGCGCCTTACACCCGGGGCACGCCCGTCCGGCCCTCCGAGAAGGTGCAGGTCGTCTATCCCCATGCGAGTCGCGTGGAGCTTTCGGTCTCGCTCGACGTCCCCGGGATCGTGGTGCTCGCCGACGTCTTCTATCCGGGCTGGACGCTGACGATCGATGGCAAGCCCGCCCCCGTCTACCGGGTCAACCGCATGATGCGCGGGGCGGCCGTCGAGGCGGGGACGCATAAGCTGGTCTACAAGTACGAGCCGCGGTCGTTCCGTCTCGGCCTGATGCTCTCGATCGCGGGGCTGCTCGCGGCGTTCGGCTTCGCACTCCATGCGTTTCGCCGCCCCGTCGTCGCGCTCCCCTGGAATGAGGCCGGCCCGAAACGAGGAGCCTAA